A DNA window from Paenibacillus sp. HWE-109 contains the following coding sequences:
- a CDS encoding tyrosine-protein phosphatase gives MMETAYKQRVEEIEHRTNLRNLGGYHTTDGRTIKPNLLFRSAELAEMNGADIAYLQENGLRYICDFRSEGEQRAKPNPVVTGAEDIHISVLGGVVNPQEMFEVIMKMDISEFKGDWLENVYVQFVSDPVAQAAYRRFFDLVLQAEGSPLLWHCAAGKDRTGFAGAILLLALEVPMETVMEDFLRSNNNRKEAIEHMLSSIQERLGDDVKLAKVREMMAVKQEYLTTALNEIQMNYGTMETYMEEVLGLTPEAREKLKSFYLE, from the coding sequence ATGATGGAAACTGCCTACAAGCAAAGAGTAGAGGAAATAGAGCACAGAACCAACTTGCGTAATTTAGGTGGATATCACACGACAGATGGAAGGACAATCAAGCCTAATCTATTGTTCCGTTCCGCAGAGCTAGCGGAAATGAACGGAGCAGATATTGCTTACCTGCAAGAAAACGGTTTGCGTTATATTTGCGATTTCCGTTCGGAAGGTGAACAAAGAGCTAAGCCGAACCCAGTCGTCACTGGTGCAGAAGACATTCATATTTCCGTACTTGGTGGAGTTGTAAATCCACAAGAAATGTTTGAAGTGATTATGAAAATGGACATATCTGAGTTCAAGGGAGATTGGCTGGAAAACGTATATGTACAGTTTGTCTCTGATCCAGTCGCTCAGGCTGCTTATCGCCGATTTTTTGATCTGGTGCTGCAGGCAGAAGGCAGTCCGCTGCTCTGGCACTGTGCAGCAGGTAAAGACCGAACGGGTTTTGCTGGAGCCATCCTGCTTCTTGCATTAGAAGTGCCGATGGAAACCGTCATGGAAGATTTCTTAAGAAGCAATAATAACCGGAAAGAAGCGATAGAGCACATGCTTAGCTCGATTCAAGAAAGGCTAGGAGATGACGTGAAGCTTGCAAAGGTTAGGGAAATGATGGCTGTAAAGCAGGAATACTTGACTACGGCACTAAATGAAATCCAAATGAACTATGGGACGATGGAAACTTATATGGAAGAAGTGCTCGGCTTGACGCCTGAGGCGCGAGAAAAATTGAAAAGCTTTTATTTAGAGTAA
- a CDS encoding glycoside hydrolase family 3 protein: MAKFVIRDEERYMVDLQAKPFHLDDEGMKWVKDTLAAMDLTAKVGQLFCPIGFTDDKEQLAKLTQKMRIGGILYRPGPGEKVQETHRFLQDTSEIPLLIAANLEAGGNGSTVDGTFFGKQLQVAATDNTEMARRLGVIAAREGSAVGANWAFAPVVDIDINFRNPITNVRTFGSDPDRVARMSKAYTTAVQELGMAVSIKHFPGDGVDERDQHLVTSINSLSVEEWDATFGSVYQDCIDAGALSVMVGHIAQPAYSRQLRPEIPDSDIMPATLAPELLNDLLRGKLGFNGLITTDATPMAGFMMAMKRETAVPASIAAGCDMFLFNKSIEEDFFFMMKGIETGILTVERVDEAVTRILGVKASLGLHKMKREGTLVPGVEALSVLKCDEHLRWAEECADQSVTLVKDTQQLLPISPDHHKRILLFSLGGEDGLFKSTNIAPYFISKMEAEGFEIKIFDSKNFDFRTMFAGVKAMSDQYDAAIYFSNFETHSNQTTVRINWAPPYGLDMPWFIQELPTMFISVANPYHLLDVPRIPTFINAYSASEHVVDAIIEKLLGRSSFKGINPVDPFCGYWDTRL; encoded by the coding sequence ATGGCCAAATTTGTCATAAGAGATGAGGAACGATACATGGTTGATTTGCAGGCAAAACCTTTTCATCTGGATGACGAGGGGATGAAGTGGGTCAAGGATACTTTGGCCGCCATGGATCTTACAGCTAAGGTTGGACAGTTGTTTTGCCCAATTGGATTCACCGATGACAAAGAGCAGCTAGCGAAGCTGACGCAAAAGATGAGGATTGGCGGCATCCTGTATCGGCCTGGACCCGGGGAGAAAGTTCAGGAAACGCATCGCTTTTTGCAGGATACATCGGAAATTCCTCTCCTTATTGCGGCTAATCTGGAAGCAGGGGGCAACGGCTCCACTGTGGATGGTACTTTTTTCGGTAAGCAATTACAAGTTGCTGCTACGGATAATACGGAAATGGCCCGCAGACTCGGTGTCATTGCAGCTCGGGAAGGCAGCGCAGTAGGCGCAAACTGGGCGTTCGCGCCAGTTGTGGATATCGACATCAACTTCCGCAATCCAATCACCAATGTGAGAACGTTTGGTTCTGATCCAGACCGGGTTGCTCGTATGAGCAAAGCTTATACAACTGCGGTTCAGGAGCTTGGCATGGCTGTATCGATTAAGCATTTCCCAGGCGACGGCGTGGATGAACGCGATCAGCATTTGGTAACGTCGATCAACTCGTTATCGGTTGAGGAGTGGGACGCTACGTTCGGCAGCGTGTATCAAGATTGTATTGATGCCGGAGCCTTGAGCGTAATGGTCGGACATATCGCTCAGCCTGCGTACAGCAGGCAGCTTCGTCCAGAGATCCCAGATTCGGACATTATGCCTGCAACTTTGGCGCCGGAGCTGCTGAACGATCTGCTGCGAGGAAAACTCGGATTCAATGGGCTTATTACGACGGATGCTACGCCTATGGCCGGATTTATGATGGCGATGAAGCGGGAGACAGCCGTTCCGGCTTCGATTGCTGCAGGCTGCGATATGTTCTTGTTTAATAAGAGTATCGAGGAAGATTTTTTCTTCATGATGAAAGGGATCGAGACGGGCATCCTGACCGTGGAGCGGGTGGATGAAGCGGTGACACGCATTCTTGGTGTTAAAGCGTCGCTTGGCTTGCATAAGATGAAGCGGGAAGGGACACTTGTGCCGGGCGTAGAGGCGCTATCCGTTCTGAAATGCGACGAACATCTGAGATGGGCAGAGGAGTGTGCTGATCAATCGGTCACGCTCGTGAAGGACACGCAGCAATTGCTGCCCATAAGCCCAGACCATCACAAGCGTATTCTACTGTTCTCTCTTGGCGGCGAGGACGGCTTGTTCAAATCAACGAACATTGCACCTTACTTCATTTCCAAAATGGAAGCGGAGGGCTTCGAGATCAAGATATTTGATTCGAAAAATTTCGATTTCAGAACGATGTTTGCTGGAGTGAAGGCGATGAGTGATCAGTATGATGCTGCTATCTACTTCTCCAATTTTGAGACTCACAGCAACCAAACTACTGTCCGCATTAACTGGGCGCCTCCTTATGGTCTAGATATGCCGTGGTTTATTCAGGAACTGCCAACGATGTTCATTTCCGTAGCTAATCCGTACCATCTGCTGGATGTACCGCGCATCCCAACGTTTATTAATGCGTATTCAGCCAGCGAGCATGTCGTGGACGCGATTATTGAGAAGCTGCTGGGACGCTCCTCCTTCAAGGGGATTAACCCAGTAGATCCATTTTGCGGCTATTGGGATACTCGTCTGTAA
- a CDS encoding ABC transporter permease codes for MTQAITNKSSTSNRRSRWKNYFPLYLLMIPGVLYLLINNYVPMFGAIIAFKDINYQAGILGSDWIGFKNFEYLFKTKDALIITRNTILYNSLFIVVHTVIAIFVAILLNEVKKKFLSRFYQSVILLPYLISMVIVSYLVYSMLSVESGLMNKAILPLFGIDSISWYSEAKYWPYILTLVHIWKGVGFLCVVYLASIISIDTEYYEAATLDGASRWYQIRSITIPLIMPVIIMMTMMAIGRIFYSDFGLFYQVPMDSGALSKTTNVIDTYVYRGLMNLGDIGMSSAAGLYQSLVGFVLVIVSNYAVRKFSKDNALF; via the coding sequence ATGACACAAGCAATAACGAATAAATCCTCAACCAGTAATAGGCGCAGCAGGTGGAAAAATTATTTTCCACTTTACCTTTTGATGATCCCAGGCGTGCTTTACTTGCTCATTAACAATTATGTACCGATGTTCGGTGCTATCATCGCGTTCAAAGATATCAATTATCAGGCAGGTATTCTCGGCAGCGATTGGATCGGCTTTAAAAATTTTGAATATTTATTCAAAACGAAAGATGCCTTAATCATTACACGCAATACGATTCTGTACAATTCGCTTTTTATCGTTGTACACACAGTAATTGCTATATTTGTGGCAATTTTACTGAATGAAGTGAAGAAGAAATTTTTATCCCGTTTTTATCAAAGTGTCATTCTGCTTCCATATCTGATTTCTATGGTTATTGTCAGCTATCTCGTCTATTCCATGTTAAGTGTCGAATCAGGGTTGATGAACAAGGCCATTCTTCCGCTGTTCGGAATTGACAGCATTTCTTGGTATTCAGAAGCGAAGTACTGGCCGTACATTCTGACACTGGTGCATATTTGGAAAGGTGTCGGATTCCTATGCGTCGTTTATTTAGCTTCCATCATCAGCATCGACACGGAGTATTACGAGGCAGCGACACTGGATGGCGCTTCAAGATGGTATCAGATTCGCTCCATTACCATTCCTTTGATCATGCCTGTCATTATTATGATGACCATGATGGCGATCGGACGCATTTTTTATTCGGATTTCGGCCTGTTTTATCAAGTGCCAATGGACTCGGGCGCATTGTCCAAAACGACAAATGTCATTGATACCTACGTGTATAGAGGCCTGATGAACCTCGGGGATATCGGGATGTCATCGGCAGCCGGTTTGTACCAATCGCTTGTCGGATTCGTGTTGGTTATCGTATCCAACTATGCGGTGCGCAAATTCAGCAAAGACAATGCCTTATTTTAG
- a CDS encoding sulfatase yields the protein MKAVMIMFDSLNKHMLPNYGCDWIHAPHFQRLSERTMTFDKCYAGSLPCVPSRREIHTGRYNFLHRSWGPLEPYDDSMIDLLRKSGVYTHLTTDHTHYFEDGGATYHTRYNSWEFARGQEGDPWKGNVEDPHIPESLSGPKQGDLWRQDWVNRKYLDSEEKMPLAVTFNRGIEFIEKNHDQDRWFLQIEAFDPHEPFFTHSKYKDLYPHDYQGKHYDWPDYSKVTQQPEEVQHMKYEYAALVSMCDEYLGKVLDVFDQYNLWKDTLLIVNTDHGFLLGEHRWWGKNIQPLYNEITNLPLCIWDPRYDVRSRRTDALVQTIDLPPTLLEFFEVDIPADMQGSSIRPIIESNSPIRVAALFGIHGGQINCTDGRYVYMRGPKDINNGPLYEYTLMPTHMHHMFNPKEFAGMELAAPFSFTKGCSVMRLLASNFLNPYLYGDLLFDLETDSSQETVIADPVVEVTMIGHIARLMREHDAPTEQYERIGIPKDGMVTVEELEQEKEMKRRQNEVDLGLNERWGVKSKEAFFTLSCLTPNPMRSMLNAKLALIVQRKASPEVSEDDVLQLATSLFGNHAPRLAGFLKMLLT from the coding sequence ATGAAAGCGGTCATGATCATGTTCGATTCTTTAAATAAACATATGCTGCCGAATTATGGCTGCGATTGGATTCACGCTCCCCACTTTCAACGTCTGTCTGAACGGACGATGACATTTGACAAATGCTACGCGGGCAGCTTGCCCTGTGTGCCGTCACGGCGTGAGATTCATACAGGACGTTACAACTTTTTGCATCGAAGCTGGGGGCCGCTTGAGCCTTATGACGATTCGATGATCGATTTACTTCGGAAAAGCGGTGTGTATACGCATTTAACGACCGATCATACTCATTATTTCGAGGACGGGGGAGCTACGTATCACACGAGGTACAATTCTTGGGAATTTGCCCGCGGTCAAGAGGGAGATCCGTGGAAAGGAAACGTCGAGGATCCACACATTCCGGAAAGCTTGAGCGGTCCCAAGCAGGGTGATTTATGGAGACAGGATTGGGTGAATCGGAAATATTTGGATAGTGAAGAGAAGATGCCACTGGCAGTAACATTTAACCGGGGTATTGAATTCATTGAGAAGAACCACGATCAAGACCGCTGGTTTTTGCAAATCGAAGCTTTCGATCCGCATGAGCCTTTTTTTACCCATTCCAAATATAAGGATTTGTATCCTCATGATTATCAAGGCAAACATTACGACTGGCCGGATTATTCGAAAGTCACACAACAGCCGGAGGAAGTTCAGCATATGAAATACGAATATGCGGCGCTCGTCAGCATGTGTGACGAATATTTGGGTAAAGTGCTAGACGTCTTCGATCAGTACAACCTTTGGAAAGATACGCTGCTAATCGTGAATACCGATCATGGATTTTTGCTAGGTGAACATCGCTGGTGGGGGAAAAACATCCAACCTCTCTACAATGAGATCACGAACCTCCCGCTATGTATCTGGGATCCCAGATACGATGTGCGAAGCAGGAGAACAGACGCACTCGTTCAAACGATCGATCTTCCTCCAACGCTGCTCGAGTTTTTCGAGGTAGACATTCCTGCCGATATGCAGGGCAGTTCCATCCGCCCGATTATCGAATCGAATAGTCCCATTCGTGTAGCTGCTTTATTTGGCATACATGGCGGTCAAATTAATTGCACCGATGGAAGGTACGTGTACATGAGGGGACCTAAGGACATAAACAACGGCCCGCTGTATGAATATACGCTGATGCCGACGCACATGCATCATATGTTCAATCCGAAAGAGTTTGCCGGAATGGAACTCGCCGCTCCGTTTTCGTTCACGAAAGGGTGTTCCGTGATGAGGCTCCTAGCCTCAAACTTTTTGAACCCGTACCTATACGGTGATTTATTGTTTGATCTTGAAACCGATTCGTCACAAGAGACCGTCATAGCTGATCCGGTGGTGGAGGTGACCATGATCGGCCATATCGCAAGGCTAATGCGAGAGCATGATGCACCAACCGAGCAGTATGAGCGTATCGGAATTCCGAAGGACGGAATGGTGACGGTAGAAGAACTTGAACAGGAAAAAGAAATGAAGCGGAGACAAAACGAAGTTGATTTGGGGCTAAATGAGCGATGGGGCGTGAAGTCGAAAGAAGCCTTTTTCACCCTGAGCTGCCTGACGCCGAATCCGATGCGATCGATGCTGAACGCGAAGCTTGCGTTGATAGTGCAGAGAAAGGCTTCACCGGAAGTAAGTGAAGATGACGTTCTCCAACTTGCTACGAGTTTGTTTGGCAATCACGCGCCTAGGCTTGCTGGTTTTCTGAAAATGTTATTGACGTAA
- a CDS encoding helix-turn-helix domain-containing protein translates to MMTEQTASTNTNRLYAKLLLSLVVSIVVTLFVVSLILYMNFVKVIFSHINDSEKTSLSQASFSVKFMNDSAQTLALLVYSDPAIAQLLYYPSRNPVENNSALDKLHTYRYITPFIHSIYIYNDKSETFYITSPVIDETVQSKTTFIDKEALSLIQNFRSYKEFSPIPRLIPERSAGGETKMVSVYTYLFHDLPGNSEKLDSVVVLNISEQWMRDTIQALDAGAPSNTFIINAKGHLIISNQQMPMFTDITDQTYIQQIRQSDQQSGYFVDNVDGVKSLVIYVSNDALDWTFIRTIPYERIIAKIDRMKQLTLLIGIVILLVGMAISYVLSRRLYRPIHTALTNLNVLQIEKRDRFHQDKQEFLRNLLRDTEGNANNLSKHFTKLHIDLRMDRPLVLLLLQIDHYVSFCSDYPFTDRRLLKFSMMNIASELIAEHYHPEAVDMENDQLVIILNIDNDDREACDQTLYELIRQVQASVQSYLHLTLTATISARFHWSDGIHEVYQEAAQASQYRLVYGHQSIIDVETLGEDTSDHFMYPSQKGQVFSEALLSGKIEEAKMRYADIVSQAVSTNNYPTIQLTLTHLAFSFSRCLDTMRINGSRIPDIKNSPFVTLINQLETLEEIEKNFFHLYEQLIADPEDKKKSRYEELSSNVISLVQEQYMDPNLSLVSVADTVGMSPAYLGRLFKKMTAKSIPDYILEVRIDKAKELLAYSNASINDIAEQVGFASSPYFFKVFKKTNGVTPNDYRQKAALGTNTPVDNTLDSCNE, encoded by the coding sequence ATGATGACAGAACAAACAGCTTCCACTAACACAAATCGTCTTTACGCCAAGCTGCTTTTATCACTTGTCGTCTCTATTGTCGTTACTCTTTTTGTTGTTTCATTGATCCTGTATATGAATTTTGTTAAGGTCATCTTCTCTCATATTAACGATTCGGAGAAAACGAGCTTGTCCCAAGCTAGCTTCAGCGTTAAGTTTATGAATGATTCTGCCCAGACGCTGGCTCTCCTCGTGTATTCCGACCCAGCCATCGCACAGCTGTTGTATTACCCTTCCCGTAATCCGGTTGAGAATAATAGTGCTTTAGACAAATTACACACGTATCGGTACATCACACCATTTATTCACTCTATCTACATTTATAACGATAAATCGGAAACATTTTATATTACATCCCCGGTTATCGACGAAACTGTTCAAAGCAAAACGACGTTCATTGATAAAGAAGCATTGTCTCTCATCCAAAATTTTCGAAGCTATAAAGAGTTCAGCCCCATTCCTCGCTTAATTCCAGAAAGGTCTGCCGGTGGTGAAACAAAGATGGTCAGCGTGTATACCTATTTGTTTCACGACCTACCTGGGAACAGTGAGAAACTAGACAGTGTCGTTGTTCTAAATATCTCTGAGCAGTGGATGCGCGATACGATTCAGGCGTTGGATGCTGGAGCGCCAAGTAACACTTTCATCATTAATGCCAAAGGTCATTTGATTATCAGCAACCAGCAGATGCCCATGTTTACCGATATAACCGATCAAACTTATATTCAGCAGATTCGTCAGTCCGATCAGCAATCCGGTTATTTCGTGGACAATGTGGACGGCGTGAAGTCACTGGTCATTTATGTCTCCAACGATGCACTGGATTGGACGTTTATCCGTACGATTCCGTACGAACGCATTATCGCCAAAATTGATCGCATGAAGCAGTTGACTCTGCTGATCGGGATTGTGATCCTCTTGGTGGGGATGGCGATTTCCTATGTACTTTCTCGTAGGCTTTATAGGCCAATTCATACCGCATTAACGAACTTGAATGTGCTTCAAATCGAGAAAAGAGATCGTTTTCATCAGGATAAACAGGAGTTTTTGCGAAATTTGCTAAGGGACACAGAAGGAAATGCCAACAACCTGTCCAAACATTTTACGAAGCTTCATATTGACCTGCGGATGGATCGGCCCTTGGTGCTTCTCTTATTACAAATCGACCATTATGTCTCGTTTTGTTCTGACTATCCTTTTACGGACCGCAGGCTTCTGAAATTTTCTATGATGAATATCGCATCTGAACTCATTGCTGAACATTACCACCCAGAAGCTGTTGATATGGAGAACGATCAGTTAGTCATCATATTGAATATTGACAATGACGACCGAGAAGCCTGTGATCAAACTCTGTATGAGCTGATCCGTCAGGTGCAAGCATCTGTACAGTCTTATCTCCATCTCACCTTGACTGCCACCATCTCTGCTCGTTTCCATTGGAGTGATGGCATCCATGAGGTATACCAAGAAGCGGCGCAGGCTTCTCAGTATAGACTTGTATATGGTCACCAAAGCATCATCGATGTCGAGACGCTAGGTGAAGATACATCAGACCATTTCATGTATCCCTCTCAAAAAGGGCAGGTCTTCTCAGAAGCCTTGCTTTCCGGCAAAATAGAGGAAGCGAAGATGCGCTATGCGGACATCGTCAGCCAGGCTGTATCAACCAATAACTACCCGACCATTCAACTAACCCTTACTCATCTGGCTTTCTCATTCAGTAGATGTCTCGATACCATGAGAATAAATGGCAGCCGCATTCCCGACATCAAGAATAGTCCATTTGTTACCCTAATTAATCAATTAGAGACGCTGGAAGAGATTGAAAAAAACTTTTTCCATCTGTACGAACAGTTGATAGCTGATCCGGAAGACAAGAAAAAATCACGCTATGAAGAGCTTTCATCCAATGTCATCTCACTCGTACAGGAACAATACATGGATCCCAACCTATCCCTTGTGAGTGTGGCCGATACCGTTGGCATGTCTCCAGCCTACTTGGGAAGGCTATTCAAGAAAATGACGGCCAAATCGATTCCGGATTATATCCTTGAGGTACGCATCGACAAAGCCAAGGAACTACTGGCCTATTCCAACGCGTCCATCAACGACATTGCGGAACAAGTCGGCTTTGCCAGCAGCCCTTATTTCTTCAAAGTGTTTAAGAAAACAAATGGGGTAACACCGAACGATTACCGGCAAAAAGCTGCTTTGGGAACTAACACCCCTGTTGATAATACGCTGGATTCCTGCAATGAATAG
- a CDS encoding carbohydrate ABC transporter permease has product MAQDSKALQWTTHIVLIALSAASLLPFLLLIMSSISSETSIIQHGYSLFPQEFSSKAYVYLLNHWQELGRAYGITVFITVVGTTASLSITSMLAYPISRQDLPWKKFWAFFVFFTLLFNGGLVPTYLIYTQVLHVKNTIWALLIPGLLMNGFNVLLVRTFFMTSIPPALIEAAKIDGAGEIKTFYKIVLPLSVPIMATIGLFEAILYWNDWFNGLTYVTNPKLFSIQNILNRLIQDVQFLSSNSDMASGVGAKVAELPSTSVKMAIAVVGVLPILVAYPFFQKYFIKGITIGSVK; this is encoded by the coding sequence ATGGCACAAGATAGTAAAGCACTGCAGTGGACTACTCATATTGTTCTGATCGCATTATCCGCTGCAAGCCTTCTGCCTTTTTTACTGCTCATCATGTCCTCCATTTCAAGTGAGACAAGCATTATTCAACATGGATACTCTCTATTTCCGCAAGAATTTAGTTCCAAAGCGTATGTGTATTTACTGAATCACTGGCAAGAGTTGGGCCGCGCGTATGGGATTACCGTGTTCATTACGGTGGTGGGCACCACTGCAAGCTTATCCATCACGTCGATGCTGGCGTATCCGATTTCCCGTCAAGATCTGCCATGGAAGAAATTTTGGGCATTCTTTGTTTTCTTTACACTTTTATTTAATGGGGGCCTTGTCCCTACGTACTTGATTTATACGCAGGTTTTGCATGTGAAAAATACGATTTGGGCGCTGCTTATTCCTGGACTGCTCATGAACGGATTTAACGTCCTGCTCGTCCGCACCTTCTTCATGACATCCATTCCGCCAGCGCTTATCGAAGCGGCCAAAATCGATGGGGCGGGAGAGATTAAAACGTTCTACAAAATTGTTCTCCCGCTGTCGGTACCGATCATGGCGACCATCGGTCTTTTCGAGGCCATCCTGTATTGGAACGATTGGTTTAACGGATTGACTTATGTGACCAACCCTAAGCTGTTTAGCATTCAGAATATTTTGAATCGGCTCATTCAAGACGTCCAATTTTTGAGCAGCAACTCCGACATGGCATCGGGCGTGGGGGCGAAGGTCGCAGAGCTTCCGAGCACATCGGTAAAAATGGCGATTGCTGTCGTCGGCGTACTTCCGATTCTGGTGGCGTATCCGTTTTTCCAAAAGTACTTCATCAAAGGGATTACAATTGGTTCTGTGAAATAA
- a CDS encoding ABC transporter permease: MNAVGTEPASNRLPDIKTGRGSIAPKPKNRGLLYEMKKNKVLFLMLLPAVIWFIVFAYFPMTGLVLAFKNYNYTDGIFNSPWVGFDNFKFLFVSGAIYRITTNTIVYNFVFIGLGTVTQIAAAVFLSEMTGKYFKKLSQSLMFLPYFISYVLLGAFVYNIFNFEFGSLNTLLKTFNLAPMDVYGTPWIWKYIISCFYLWKWIGYGSIIYLAAIMSINSEYYEAGRMDGATVFQEIRYITLPLIMPTVVILFLFNIGSLLRGQFDLFYQLIGDNGNLFEATDIIDTYVFRALTRSFDIGMGSAVGFYQSVFGLLLVVTVNYIIKKINSEYALF, encoded by the coding sequence ATGAATGCAGTTGGTACCGAACCGGCTTCTAACAGGCTCCCAGATATTAAAACCGGAAGGGGAAGTATTGCACCCAAACCAAAGAATAGAGGACTTCTATATGAAATGAAAAAAAACAAAGTATTGTTTCTGATGCTGTTACCGGCCGTCATTTGGTTTATCGTCTTTGCTTATTTTCCTATGACAGGACTTGTACTAGCTTTCAAAAACTACAATTACACGGACGGTATTTTCAATAGCCCATGGGTTGGCTTTGATAATTTCAAGTTTTTGTTCGTTTCTGGGGCGATTTATCGGATAACAACCAACACCATTGTATACAATTTTGTTTTTATTGGGTTAGGCACGGTAACTCAGATTGCAGCAGCTGTCTTTTTGAGTGAAATGACGGGGAAATACTTTAAAAAATTGAGCCAATCTCTAATGTTCCTGCCTTACTTTATCTCCTATGTATTGCTTGGCGCTTTCGTGTACAATATATTCAACTTCGAATTTGGCTCTCTAAACACGTTGTTGAAAACGTTTAACCTAGCGCCCATGGATGTTTATGGCACGCCTTGGATTTGGAAATATATCATTAGCTGTTTCTATTTATGGAAATGGATCGGCTACGGATCTATCATATATCTAGCAGCAATCATGAGCATCAATAGTGAGTATTATGAAGCGGGGCGTATGGACGGAGCAACAGTCTTCCAAGAAATTCGCTACATTACGCTGCCACTTATTATGCCTACTGTAGTCATCCTGTTCTTGTTCAATATCGGTTCGCTTTTGCGAGGGCAATTTGATCTCTTTTATCAATTGATTGGTGATAACGGAAATTTGTTTGAAGCTACGGATATTATTGACACTTACGTCTTCCGGGCATTAACACGAAGCTTCGATATCGGCATGGGATCGGCAGTCGGATTTTATCAGTCGGTATTCGGCCTCCTGCTCGTTGTCACAGTCAATTACATCATCAAAAAAATCAACAGTGAATATGCGTTGTTTTAA
- the pgmB gene encoding beta-phosphoglucomutase, with product MSILAVIFDLDGVLVHTDQYHYQAWKRMADEEGIVFEESAGDRLRGVSRMESLEVILEKSGRTYTNVEKEALAERKNGYYRELLEQLTPADAAPGSRELLAACTEQGIKVAIGSSSRNTPVILERLGLTHLFEAVADGNEIVNSKPDPEVFLLAAKKLAIDPKYCIVVEDAEAGLIAAKRAGMKTAATGTAIKSARADHHLHRLEELTAVIWG from the coding sequence ATGTCGATACTAGCAGTCATTTTTGATTTGGACGGCGTGCTTGTGCATACAGATCAGTATCACTACCAAGCATGGAAGCGTATGGCGGACGAAGAAGGCATTGTATTCGAGGAGTCCGCGGGTGACCGACTGCGTGGCGTTAGCCGTATGGAGAGCTTGGAAGTTATTCTGGAGAAGAGCGGCAGAACGTATACAAACGTTGAAAAAGAGGCACTCGCCGAGCGGAAGAACGGCTACTACCGTGAACTGCTTGAGCAATTGACGCCAGCAGATGCGGCGCCTGGTTCACGCGAACTCCTTGCTGCTTGCACGGAGCAGGGGATTAAAGTTGCGATTGGATCATCCAGTAGGAATACGCCAGTCATTCTGGAAAGGCTTGGCCTTACGCACCTGTTTGAAGCTGTGGCAGATGGCAATGAGATCGTCAATAGTAAGCCGGATCCTGAAGTATTTCTACTCGCAGCGAAGAAGCTTGCCATAGATCCCAAATATTGTATTGTCGTTGAAGATGCGGAGGCTGGCCTAATCGCTGCTAAGCGTGCCGGCATGAAGACAGCTGCCACGGGTACAGCTATTAAGAGTGCGAGAGCAGACCATCATCTTCATCGTTTGGAAGAGCTGACAGCTGTAATCTGGGGTTAA